Genomic segment of Dehalogenimonas alkenigignens:
GGGCCGAGTTCCCCGATAGAAGATGCTGCGCTTCTGAATTTCGTTGCGGACGCCGGCCACCTGGTAGTTGATTTGCGACGGGGTCAATTTCAGGTCACGCACCAGATCATGGTTCAAAATAGTCGTCCCGTCATCAGCCACGGCGCCGAAGCCGCCTTCCGGCCGCAGCGGGATGGGAATTTTTCGGGAGATAACGACATCCAGTTCAGCGCCCAGGGCAAGGGCTACCTGCAGGCCTATCGGCAGGCCGCCGTTGGGAATGGCCAAAACGATCGTCGCTTCGTTTTTATAAGCGGAGAGCTTCTCGGCCAGCTGCCTGCCGGCGTCAAAGCGGTTTTCAAAGATTGGATCACGGTTGGCTTGTCTGTAGACCATGAGCGGAATCCTTCTTGAATACTAATTAAGACATCCGAGCTTTTTTCGCCGGGCTCCGGCTGACACTGGATCAGATCAGCTTGAAGGCAGCCACGTCTACCATGCCCTTATCGGTGATCTTGAGTTCCGGGATGACCGGCAAGGCTAAGAAAGACAGAGCGGCAAAGGGGGCGGTCAGCCTGGCGCCGATGTCCCGGGCGGCGGCCTCCACCGCTTCGAAGCCCTGGATGACTTTATCCAAAGGTTCCGAGGACATCAGGCCGGCAACGGGCAGCGGCAGCGACGCCAGGACTCTGCCTCCTTCGGCCACGGCCAACCCGCCGCCTATGCCAACGACCGCCTGGACGGCGGCGCAGATATCATCATCGGAGGCGCCGACGCAGACGATGTTATGAGAGTCGTGGGCTACCGAGGATGCCAGCGCGCCCCGCGACAGGCCGAAGCCGCTGACCAGGCCTTTGCCAATATTGCCGCTGGCGCGATGCCGCTCGACGACGACGATTTTAAGGATGTCACGCTCGAAGTCCGGCACTGATTTGACCGCTTCCCGAAGGTAGCGGGTGACAATCTGGCCGGGTATGACCCCGATAACCGGCACCGTCTCCGGCGACAGGTCCAGGGCGAGGTCGGTCGCCGCCAAGGGGGCGACGTTCATGCTCCGGCGCAGGCGCGACGGGGCCCGGCCCCGGGGCTTGAATAAAGCTTCGCCGTTCCGGGCGACGAGTTTGCCGCGAAAGTAAACGCGTTCGATATCGAAGGCTTTAAGGTCGCCGGCGACGACGAAGTTGGCCGCGTAGCCGGGAGCGATGGCCCCGGCCTGCCGCAAGCCGAAGTACTCCGCCGGGTTGATCGTCGCTAATTGAATGGCCCGCACCGGGTCCAGGCCCAGGGCGATGGCTTTGCGGACGACGGCGTCCAGATCGCCGTCACGTTTGAGATCGGAGCAGGAACGATCGTCAACGACAAACATGCAACGCTTGTAAGTCTTTTCGGTCACCAGCGGCAGCAGTTCAGCCAGGTTCTTCTCCGTCGAACCCTCCCGGATCATGATGCGCAAGCCGCGGGCCAGTTTCTCACGGGCTTCCGCCAAACGAGTGGATTCGTGGTCCGAGCCGATGCCCGCCGAGATGTAGGCGTTCAGGTCGCGGCCGGAAAGCCCCGGAGCGTGACCATCGATGATCTTACCTTCCGATGCCTTAAGCTTATCAAGGACTACCGCGTCGCCGAAGAGAACGCCGGGGAAATTCATCATCTCACCCAAGCCGATAATACCGCCGCGCTTCAGCAGACGGGTGATCTCTCTGGAGTCGACCGCCGCCCCCGAGGTCTCCAGGTGAGTGGCCGGGACGCAGGACGGCGCCATAACGTACATATCCAGCGGCAGCTTTGTGGCGGCTTTAAGGATATACTTGATGCCGTCCAGGCCGATAACATTGGTCAGTTCGTGCAGGTCGGTGACCACGCCGGTGGTGCCGCGGGCGACGACGGCCCGGGCATACTGGCCGACATCGAGCATCGAGGACTCGATATGGGTATGGCCGTCGATTAAACCGGGCAGCAGGTACCTGCCGCCGAGGTCGATGACCTCTCTGGCCCGGGAATAATCGCCGATACCGGCGATAACGCCGTCGCACACAGCGACCGCGGCTTTCTCGATCTCGCCGTTAAAGACATTGACGACCCTGGCGTTCTTCAACAGGAGGTCGGCCGGCTCCAGGCCGCGGGCAACGCTAATCGTTTGAGGCAAGCTGTCCTTCAACGGGCGCCTCCTCCAGGGTGTAGATTTGCGGCAGGTGGCGGTAGCGCTGGGCGAAGTCCAGACCGTAGCCCACCACGAACTTGTCCGGTATGGCGAATCCGGCATAGGCGATCTCGACCCCGACCCGATGCCGGGCGGGTTTAACCATCAGGGCGCACACCCTGACCGAGGCCGGGCTGCGGGCGGCGAGGAACTTCAACAGGGCGTCAAGACAAAGGCCGGTATCAACGATATCTTCAACAACCAGGACGTGGCGGCCCTCGATAGGCGCTGCCGGAAAGGCTGTCACCTCGACTTCGCCGCAGGAGGTTACTCCATCGCCGTAGGACGACAGTCCGATGAAGTCAATCTCCACCGGAATGGTCAGCTCCCGGATGAGGTCGGCCAGAAAAATGACCGCTCCTTTGAGCACCCCGACGACCAGCAGATCTTTCCCGGCGTAATCAGCGGCAATACGCTTCGCTAGCGCGCGCACCACGGCGGCGATATCCTCACGGGAATACAAAAGCCTGAGGTCAAAGCGGCCGGTCACGGCTCCAAATTATAGACATCAGACCAGTATATGTCTACCCAAAAGGCTATATTCCTCGATTAAATCGCGTGTTATAATAACCCCGTTTTGTATCCTGAACGCAAACGGCCGACCGACCTGCAAAGGAGCTAGCGTGGTTATCAAAGTTGAAAACCTGGTCAAGGTCTACGGCCCGATTCGGGCCGTGGACGGCATCAGTTTCGAGGTCCAGCGCGGTGAAGTTTTCGGCATGCTCGGCCCGAACGGCGCCGGCAAGACAACAACCGTGGAAATTATCGAAGGGCTTCGTAGGGCTGATTCCGGCACGGTGACCGTGCTGGGCATGGACTCGGAGCACGCTTCGATGGCGATCAAACAGCGGATAGGGGCGCAACTGCAGACGCCGTCCCTGATGCCATCACTCACGGTCGAGGAACTGCTGGATGTTTTTGCCGGCTTTTACGACCGTTCGCTGCCTATAGACGAACTCCTGTCAATGCTGTCATTGACCGAAAGCCGGAAAGTGGTGGTAAAAAACCTCTCAGGCGGCCAGCTGCAGCGCCTTTCGGTGGCCATGGCGCTGGTCAACGATCCGGAGATTGCCTTTCTGGATGAGCCGACGACAGGCCTCGACCCGCAGGTGAGGCGCGGCATGTGGCAGGTAATCGAAGATATGAGAGCCAAGGGGAAAACGATCTTTTTAACGACCCATTACATGGAAGAGGCAGAGCGGCTGTGCGACCGCATCGCCATCATTGATCATGGCAAGATCATCGCCCTGGACACGCCGCGGGGTTTGATCAACGCCAATTTCCGGGATAAAGCTGTTCAATTTGAACTCGAACCCAGACCGGAAACGGAGGAATTGCTGGCGTTTCCAGGAGCCACCAGCGTTGCTTCTGACCTGAACGAAATCGTCATCTATTCCGACGATATCCCGGCCACCATGTCCGCGACCCTCAAGTACGCCGAAAGCCGGGGCATCACCTCCTCACTCAAAGACCTCCGCGTGCGAGAGGCATCCCTGGAGGACGTATTCCTGAAACTCACCGGGAGGAAAATCAGAGAATGACCGCTTTCAACAAGCTCCTGGTAGCCAATTTCAAACAATTCATGCGGGACAAAACCGCGGTCTTCTTCACTTTCGCTTTCCCGCTGATTTTCATTTTCCTTTTCGGCATGGTTTTCGGCGGCGACAATATGGTCAACTACAACATCGGAGTGGTGCGGCAGGATGATTCAACCACCGCCGTTCACATCAGCGAAGCCCTGCACAACGTGCCTATTTTCACCATCACCGAAGGCGATTTGGAGACGACTCTGGATTCCCTGAAGAGCGGCGACCTGGCCGCGGTGGTGGTCATTCCAGCCGGATTGGATGCGACGATTGGTTCCGGCGCCGCCGCGGCGATCACCCTTTATCACGACCCGTCCCAGACCACGACAGGGCAAGTCATCATTCCGGTGCTCCGGCAGCTGGTGGATGAATTCAACCGCCAGATCACCCAGGCGCCGGTGGTATTAACCCTGACTGAAGAGTCCATCCTGGCAGCCAACCTCAGTTTCATCGATTTCTTCGTCCCCGGCATCCTGGCGATGTCCATCATGCAAAGCGGCCTGTTCGGTGTACTGCCCCTGGTGGAATGGCGCGAAAAGAAGGTGCTGAAACGACTTGGCGTGACGCCGCTGACCCGCGGCGTCGTCGTTGCCAGCCAGTTGATCTTCCGCCTGGGGATTGCCGTCATACAGGCGGCGATAATCATCGGCGTTGCCTATGCCGTCTTCGGCGTGCCGGTCCTGGGCAACTGGTTCTTGCTCATCGGGCTGGTCATGCTGGGGACTCTGCTGTTCATCGCTCTGGGTTACGTAGTCGGAGCCAGAGTCAAAACCGTCGAAGGCGCGACGCCTATCGTCAACCTGATTTCATTTCCGATGATGTTCCTGTCCGGCGTCTTCTGGCCGGTGGAAATGATGCCTGATTTTATCCGGCCGGTAATCACCGCCTTGCCGCTGACTTACCTCGGCGACGCTTTCAGGCAGGTGATGGTAAATTCGCCGCCGCTGTATTCTATGGGCATAGACATTGCCGTCATGGTTGCCTGGCTGGCGGCATGCATGTTCCTGACCGTCCGTTTTTTCAAGTGGGAATAATCTTCCAGCAGAAAAAAAGACCGACCTAAAAGGTCGGCCTTTTTTTGCCTGGCGGCTAAATAATCAGCATGCCGTCGCCGAAGCTGTAAAAACGGTACTTCCCGGCGACGGCGGTGTCGTAGGCTGCTTTCAAGCTGTCCCAGCCGGTGAAAGCCGCGGCCAGCATCAGCGGCGTACCCCGCGGCAGGTGGAAATTGGTCACCAGCCGGTCAACCACCCGGAACTCGAAACCGGGTAGGATGAACAGTTCCACCCAGCCCTCGAAAGGTTTCAGCGGCAGGCCGTTTTGTCCGGCCGCCCACTCCAAAGTCCGCACCGCGGAGGTGCCGACGCCGAAAACCCGCCCCCCGGAAGCCTTTACCTCAGTAATGGCGGCGGCCGTTTCCGGCGGCAATACGGCGTACTCCCTATGGATGGGGTGTTTCGAGGGGTCTTCTTCCTTGACAGGGCGGAAGGTATCCAGCCCGATGTGCAGGGTCACGAAAAGAAGTTTCACTCCTTTGGCCTCGATAGCGGCCAGGAGTGACGGCGTGAAATGCAGCCCGGCTGTCGGCGCGGCGACCGAACCCGCCACCCGGCTGTAGACAGTCTGATAACGCTCCGCCTCCGATCCGGATAACTGATGCCGGATATATGGCGGCAGCGCCAAGATGCCCAGTTCGTCCAGGCGGGTCTCATCGGATATCCGGACGGTCGCGGTGCCGTCCTCGGCTTTATCCAGCAGTTCCAGAGTGGCTCCGGCGGCAATGCCCGACCTGTCGTAAAGCTCAACCACGGCTCCGATACCCAGGCGTCTGGCCGGTTTGATGAGCGCCTGCCACTCTCCGGGGGCGCGGCGCAGGAGGAGCAGCGCCTCGACGCGGGCGCCGGTATCTTTTTTACGGCCGAACAGCCGGGCGGGAATCACCCGGGAGTCGTTGAAGACCAGGGCGTCGCCAGGTTGCAGGTAATCGATGATGTCCATAAACCGGCGGTGCTGGATAGCTCCGGAAAGGCGGTCGAGGACCAGCAGCCGCGAACTGTCGCGGGGCTCGGCCGGAGTCTGAGCAATAGATTCGGACGGCAGGTGGTAGTCGAAATCAGAGGTTCTCAAAGCGGTCAATTATAACGGTTCGGCGGCTTTCACCGCCACGGCATGGTTTACCCTTTGGTGCCGATGTGTTATCCTAACCTCCCGTGAAAATACTCATCTCCAACGACGACGGCATCCATTCCGCCGGGCTGTGGACGCTGGCCAGCCATCTCGACGCCATAGGCCAGGTTACCATTGTCGCGCCGGACCGGGAGCAAAGCGCCACCGGCACCTCGCTGACCCTGCGCCACCCGCTGCGCGTCGGTAAAGTGGCCTCGCATATCGGCGGCATCGAGTGCTGGGCCACCGAGGGACTTCCCGGCGACGCGGTGATCCTGGGACTGGAACGGGTAATGGAGAAGCCGGTCGGCCTGGTGGTCTCCGGCATCAATAACGGCCCAAATGTCGGCGACGACGTCCTGATATCAGGCACCGTCGGCGCGGCGCTGCAGGCGTATCTGAGAAACATCCCGGCCGTCGCCGTGTCCACCTTCAACATCGAGTCGAACAACCACGAGACCCCGGCCCGCCTGGCGGCCATCATCGCCGCCGACATTGCCGCCGGCCGCCTTTCCGGCGATATTTTCCTGAACGTCAATGCCCCGGACATACCGCTTGATCGGATCAAAGGCGTCAGGCTCTGTCACCTGGCCCACAAGACCCACATCGACACCGTCAAGGAAGGCCACGACGGCCGCCGCGAGTTCTACTGGCTGATGCGCCGCAAACTGGATTCCGAAGCCGCCGCCGGCACCGATATCAAAGCTATCGAAGATGACTGCGTCTCGGTCACCGAACTCCACGCCGACCTGTTCAGGAAATCGCCGATGCCCGGCCTCGAAGTTCTTTGCAACGAATGGTTCGGCAGGCTTACCAGTAGCTCAGTTTCCAGGTAGCAACTGGTGCATCCAGTCTCACATTCATCTTTCCACAAATGACCAGGTGTTGGCCGACCCGTCACGGTTCGACAAGCTAACCACGAACGGGCTTTTCTGCTCTCTGGTTTTACCTCGCAGGTACTCCTGGGATATAATAATAATATAAACAGTCCGCTTGTATCCTTCTTTTGAAGGAACGAGACGGCAATAGCCCGGGAGGAAATGCCTTCCCTGCTTTTGCCGGGGAGGCATCGGCGTTTTTATGACGGGCAGCGGTTTAAAGATCGGCATCATCGGCGCCGGAAAGGCGGGCACCGCCCTGGCCATGGGCCTGTCGCGGGCTGGCTACACTGTGGCCGCCGTCGCCAGCCGCAGTCCGGCTTCAGCCTACAAACTGGCTGACCGGCTGCCTTCAGCCATCGCCTTCGACAAGCCGCAAGGCATCTGCGAGGCGGCCGATGTGGTGTTCATCGCCGTTCCCGACGCGGCCATCGCCGGGACAGCCGCGGCGCTTACGGCCCGGCCCGGGATGATGGCCTGCCACGTCTCCGCGGCGACGCCGCTTGATGCCCTCGAGCCGCTAAGAGTGCAGGGAGCGATCACAGGCGTATTTCACCCGCTGCAGGCCATCGGCTCCCGCGCCGAGGCGGAGATTCTGCCCGGCATCACCTTCGCCATCGAAGCCGAGGAGCCGTTGAAGGCGCTGCTTCGTCAGATGGCTTCGCGGCTGGGCGGCCGCAGCGTGGAGCTTTCAGGCGCCGACCGGGTTTTGTACCATGCGTCGGCGGTCATGGCTTCCAACTACCTGGTGACTCTCGTCGCCCTGGCCTCCGGGCTGTGGCTGGGCTTCGCCAACCGGGAACAGGCCGCCAGAGCCCTGGTACCCCTCATCCGCGGCACGCTGGATAACATCGAGAATATCGGCATACCGGAATGCCTCACCGGGCCGATCGCCCGCGGCGACACGGCCACCATTAAACTTCACCTCGAGGCGCTCGTCGAAAATGCCCCGCAGACGTTGGATATTTATCGGGAACTCGGACTGGAAACCATACCCATCGCCGCCGCCAAAGGCGGCATAGATGAGGGACAAGCCACCGAACTCAGAGCATTGCTGGAGAAGAGACTATGAGAACGATGCTGAAGAGCAAGCTGCACCGGGCACGGGTCACCCGCTGCGACCTGGAATACGAGGGCAGCATCACCATCGACCGCGACCTCTTGAAAGCCGCCGATATCCTGCCGTTCGAGCAGGTGCAGGTGCTCAATTTGAACAACGGCGCCCGGTTCGCCACCTATGCTATCGAAGGCGAGGCGGGCTCAGGCGAGATAGGCCTCAACGGCGCCGCCGCCCGCTGCGCCTGTAAAGGGGATTTGGTCATCATTCTGACCTATGAACAGGTGGCTGAAGACCAGCTTCCCAGCCACATGCCGAAACTGGTCTACGTCGACGAAAAAAACCGGATTACCTCGGTAAAACAGGCTATCGGCGCGATTTCCTTTTAAGGTCCCCGATGGATTCCGGCTTTCGCGGGAAATGACGAAGGAGCCTCAGATGAGAACCACCGTCCAGCAGGTCAGGGACTACAAAGCCAGGGGCGAAAAGTTCGCCATGCTCACCGCCTACGACTATTCGACGGCGAAAATCGTCGACGCCGCCGGCATCCCGATCATACTGGTCGGGGACTCCCTGGGCACCGTGGTCCTCGGATATGAATCGACTATACCGGTGACCATGGACGATATGATCCATCACACCAAAGCCGTCGTCCGGGGCTCCAGTAAAGCCATGGTAGTGGGCGACATGCCGTTCATGACCTACCACATCACCATCGAAGAGACACTGCGCAACGCCGCCCGCTTCATCCAGGAGGCCGGAGCCCAGGCGGTCAAACTCGAAGGCGGCATCACCGTAGCCGACAAGGTTAAAAAACTGGTCGACTGCGGCATGCCGGTGATGGGTCATATCGGCCTCACTCCGCAGTCGGTCAACCAGCTCTCCGGCTACAAAGTACAAGGCCGGACGCCGGAGGCGGCCAGGAGGCTGCTGGCCGACGCCCGGGCTCTGGAAGCCGCCGGAGCCTTCGCCGTCGTCCTGGAAACGATGCCGTCCGAGCTTTCGGCCTATATCACTTCGAGAATCAATATACCCACCATCGGCATCGGCGCCGGGCCCGGCTGCGACGGCCAGGTGCAGGTCATCTCCGACCTGCTGGGCCTGTTCACCGACTTCGTACCCAAACACGCCGGCCGCTACGCCAGGCTGGCCGCCGACATCGCCGAAGCGGTGACGACCTACGCCAGCGACGTGAAGAGCGGGGTTTTTCCGGCCGCCGAACAGGGTTTCGACATGAATGAGGCGGTCATCGAAGACCTGCGGCGGGAAGATGAAAGTACTTAGGTCGATCGGCGCGATAAGGGATTACCGGAAACAATTGGCGGGGAGCGTCGGTCTGGTGCCGACCATGGGTTTCCTTCATGAGGGCCACCTGTCCCTGGTACGCCGGTCGAAGGCCGAGTGCGAGCATACTGTTGTCAGCATCTTTGTCAATCCCACCCAGTTTGGACCGGACGAAGATTTCGGCGCCTATCCCCGGGACACCGACCTGGATCTAAAGCTGCTTGAAAACAGCGGCGCCGACGCCGTTTTTTTACCCGGTGCCGGGGAAATGTATCCCCCCGGCACCGATATTTTCGTCGTGCCCGGAAAAATCGCCGACAGGCTGGAGGGTTCCGCGCGGCCCGGCCACTTCCGCGGAGTAGCCACCGTCGTCCTCAAACTGTTCAACTTGATCCAGCCGCAGCGAGCCTACTTCGGACAGAAGGACGCCCAGCAGACGGCGGTCATCAGGAAGATGGTCGCCGACCTTGACGTGCCGGTCGAAATCAAGGTCTTGCCCACGGTGAGGGAAAGCGACGGCCTGGCCATGAGCAGCCGCAATACCTATCTGAATCCGGCCGAGCGCAGCGCCGCCACGGTGCTCTACCGGTCATTGAAGCTGGCTCAGGAACTGATCAACGGCGGAGAGAAGGACGCCGAAATCGTCCGGCAACGGATGACAGAACTGATCTTGGCTGAACCGCTAGCCCGCGTCGATTATGTTTCGGTGGCCGACGCCCGAAGTCTCGAGGAACTGACCTTCGTCACCAGTCCGGTGCTCGTGTCGCTGGCTGTCCGTATCGGGCGGACGCGGTTAATCGACAACGTCATGCTGGCCTAGCCGGCTTGACCAGCACCCTCAATCCGAGCATCGCCAGGAACGCCAGCGCCGCGCCGAAGAAGAACGGGCTGGCGGGTGAAACCTCCTGCCACAAGAAACCGGCGATGAGGCTGGCAGGCAGCAGCAGCAGGCCCAGCACGCCGTGGTACAGACCGAAGGCGGTACCCCGCTTCTCCGGCGGCACCAGGTCGGCGACGAAAGCCTTAGCCACCCCCTCCACGATGCCGTAATAGACGCCAAAGACGGCGAACAGCAGCCAGATATGCCAGCTGGCGCCGGCGGCGGCGAATCCCAGATAGGCGGCGGCGTAGATGCCCCAGCCGATCATCATCAGGGTTCTGCGGCCCAGCCGGTCTGACAGAACGCCGGCCGGCGTCGCCGCCAGCATATAGGTGATGTTGAAGACAACCAGCATCAGGGTGACATCGAGGACGGAATTGCCGAGATTTTGCGCCCGGAGGATGGCGAAGAAGCTCGACGAATTGCCCAGGGTGAAGATGCCGAGCACCAGCAGGAACAGCTTGAAGTCCCGGCTCATGCCATTGACCGTATCGCGGAGGCCGGTCTTTTCGACCTCGACCCTTGCCGCCCGCTGAGGATCCTTGACCATGGCGGCCAAGATGACGACCGAGATGACGGCCGGGATGACGCCGATGACAACCAGCAGGCGGAAAGTGTCCTGGGTCAGATCGACACTGCCGCGCTGGGTCAGGTAGATGACCGTCGCGGCGATGAACAGGCCGAGGAAAGCCCCGGCCGAGTCCATGGCTTTATGAAGGCCGAAACTGCGCCCGCGTTCTTTTGGTTCGATCGAGACGGCGATGAGGGCGTCCCGCGGAGAGGTGCGCAACCCTTTGCCCAGCCGGTCTGCGAAGCGGATGCCCAGCACGGCGGTCCAGTGCCCGGCCAGGTACATGAACGGTTTGCCCAGCGTCGACAGCCCGTAGCCGGCTATCGACAGCGCCTTGTAGCGGCGCAGCCTGTCGGCCAGCCGGCCGGAATAAATCTTGACCAGGGCTTCGGTAGAATCCGACACGCCGCCGACCAGGCCGATTACGGACGGGGCCACGCCGAGGACGTTGGCCAGGAACAGCGGCACCAGGGTAAAGATCATCTCGGACGAGATGTCGGTGAAAAAACTGGTCAGGCCAAGATAGAAGACATTGGGGCGTACGCCGAGGATCTTTTTCGAGTCAGAGGCAGGTGGCACGGAGGCATCGAGATTCGGCATAGCCATATCTTAGCAGAGCCGAACCGGAGGCAAAATGGTGTAAAAAATTGGCTCCCGAGGAAGGATTCGAACCTTCGGCCAATCGGTTAACAGCCGACCGCTCTACCACTGAGCTACTCGGGAGTGTGGGTGTGGCTGCCGAGCCAGGATTCGAACCTGGGCAAAAGGATCCAAAGTCCTCTGTGCTACCACTACACAACTCGGCAAGGCTTTTCATCAGCTAAAAGCTGGTGCCGAAGGTCGGACTCGAACCGACACAGGAGTTGCCCCCTAGCAGTTTTTGAGACTGCCGCGTCTACCATTCCGCCACTCCGGCAAAAAGCCGAATGTTGTTAAAGATCAGGGGGTGGTGCCGAGGCCCAGACTTGAACTGGGGACACGCGGATTTTCAGTCCGCTGCTCTACCAACTGAGCTACCCCGGCGCGAACAACGCTTGTTATTGTATCGGTTTGGAATTGCCCGGTCAAGCGTTGACGCCTTACGTTAAATGCCGCCGTACCGGGTAAAAACGATGAGAACGATTAACGAAGACAGAGCGGAACCG
This window contains:
- a CDS encoding phosphoribosyltransferase, with the protein product MVYRQANRDPIFENRFDAGRQLAEKLSAYKNEATIVLAIPNGGLPIGLQVALALGAELDVVISRKIPIPLRPEGGFGAVADDGTTILNHDLVRDLKLTPSQINYQVAGVRNEIQKRSIFYRGTRPLSVVTGKTVIIVDDGLASGYTMMAAVESVRRRRPARIIVAVPVASELAVRKVEKVADRIVTVETALVPKFYVSYYYRFWNTVSDDEGLKCLKEWEMRRFKTRG
- the ade gene encoding adenine deaminase, which gives rise to MKDSLPQTISVARGLEPADLLLKNARVVNVFNGEIEKAAVAVCDGVIAGIGDYSRAREVIDLGGRYLLPGLIDGHTHIESSMLDVGQYARAVVARGTTGVVTDLHELTNVIGLDGIKYILKAATKLPLDMYVMAPSCVPATHLETSGAAVDSREITRLLKRGGIIGLGEMMNFPGVLFGDAVVLDKLKASEGKIIDGHAPGLSGRDLNAYISAGIGSDHESTRLAEAREKLARGLRIMIREGSTEKNLAELLPLVTEKTYKRCMFVVDDRSCSDLKRDGDLDAVVRKAIALGLDPVRAIQLATINPAEYFGLRQAGAIAPGYAANFVVAGDLKAFDIERVYFRGKLVARNGEALFKPRGRAPSRLRRSMNVAPLAATDLALDLSPETVPVIGVIPGQIVTRYLREAVKSVPDFERDILKIVVVERHRASGNIGKGLVSGFGLSRGALASSVAHDSHNIVCVGASDDDICAAVQAVVGIGGGLAVAEGGRVLASLPLPVAGLMSSEPLDKVIQGFEAVEAAARDIGARLTAPFAALSFLALPVIPELKITDKGMVDVAAFKLI
- the hpt gene encoding hypoxanthine phosphoribosyltransferase — translated: MTGRFDLRLLYSREDIAAVVRALAKRIAADYAGKDLLVVGVLKGAVIFLADLIRELTIPVEIDFIGLSSYGDGVTSCGEVEVTAFPAAPIEGRHVLVVEDIVDTGLCLDALLKFLAARSPASVRVCALMVKPARHRVGVEIAYAGFAIPDKFVVGYGLDFAQRYRHLPQIYTLEEAPVEGQLASND
- a CDS encoding ABC transporter ATP-binding protein produces the protein MVIKVENLVKVYGPIRAVDGISFEVQRGEVFGMLGPNGAGKTTTVEIIEGLRRADSGTVTVLGMDSEHASMAIKQRIGAQLQTPSLMPSLTVEELLDVFAGFYDRSLPIDELLSMLSLTESRKVVVKNLSGGQLQRLSVAMALVNDPEIAFLDEPTTGLDPQVRRGMWQVIEDMRAKGKTIFLTTHYMEEAERLCDRIAIIDHGKIIALDTPRGLINANFRDKAVQFELEPRPETEELLAFPGATSVASDLNEIVIYSDDIPATMSATLKYAESRGITSSLKDLRVREASLEDVFLKLTGRKIRE
- a CDS encoding ABC transporter permease, producing MTAFNKLLVANFKQFMRDKTAVFFTFAFPLIFIFLFGMVFGGDNMVNYNIGVVRQDDSTTAVHISEALHNVPIFTITEGDLETTLDSLKSGDLAAVVVIPAGLDATIGSGAAAAITLYHDPSQTTTGQVIIPVLRQLVDEFNRQITQAPVVLTLTEESILAANLSFIDFFVPGILAMSIMQSGLFGVLPLVEWREKKVLKRLGVTPLTRGVVVASQLIFRLGIAVIQAAIIIGVAYAVFGVPVLGNWFLLIGLVMLGTLLFIALGYVVGARVKTVEGATPIVNLISFPMMFLSGVFWPVEMMPDFIRPVITALPLTYLGDAFRQVMVNSPPLYSMGIDIAVMVAWLAACMFLTVRFFKWE
- the queA gene encoding tRNA preQ1(34) S-adenosylmethionine ribosyltransferase-isomerase QueA encodes the protein MRTSDFDYHLPSESIAQTPAEPRDSSRLLVLDRLSGAIQHRRFMDIIDYLQPGDALVFNDSRVIPARLFGRKKDTGARVEALLLLRRAPGEWQALIKPARRLGIGAVVELYDRSGIAAGATLELLDKAEDGTATVRISDETRLDELGILALPPYIRHQLSGSEAERYQTVYSRVAGSVAAPTAGLHFTPSLLAAIEAKGVKLLFVTLHIGLDTFRPVKEEDPSKHPIHREYAVLPPETAAAITEVKASGGRVFGVGTSAVRTLEWAAGQNGLPLKPFEGWVELFILPGFEFRVVDRLVTNFHLPRGTPLMLAAAFTGWDSLKAAYDTAVAGKYRFYSFGDGMLII
- the surE gene encoding 5'/3'-nucleotidase SurE encodes the protein MKILISNDDGIHSAGLWTLASHLDAIGQVTIVAPDREQSATGTSLTLRHPLRVGKVASHIGGIECWATEGLPGDAVILGLERVMEKPVGLVVSGINNGPNVGDDVLISGTVGAALQAYLRNIPAVAVSTFNIESNNHETPARLAAIIAADIAAGRLSGDIFLNVNAPDIPLDRIKGVRLCHLAHKTHIDTVKEGHDGRREFYWLMRRKLDSEAAAGTDIKAIEDDCVSVTELHADLFRKSPMPGLEVLCNEWFGRLTSSSVSR
- a CDS encoding Rossmann-like and DUF2520 domain-containing protein, giving the protein MTGSGLKIGIIGAGKAGTALAMGLSRAGYTVAAVASRSPASAYKLADRLPSAIAFDKPQGICEAADVVFIAVPDAAIAGTAAALTARPGMMACHVSAATPLDALEPLRVQGAITGVFHPLQAIGSRAEAEILPGITFAIEAEEPLKALLRQMASRLGGRSVELSGADRVLYHASAVMASNYLVTLVALASGLWLGFANREQAARALVPLIRGTLDNIENIGIPECLTGPIARGDTATIKLHLEALVENAPQTLDIYRELGLETIPIAAAKGGIDEGQATELRALLEKRL
- the panD gene encoding aspartate 1-decarboxylase, translated to MRTMLKSKLHRARVTRCDLEYEGSITIDRDLLKAADILPFEQVQVLNLNNGARFATYAIEGEAGSGEIGLNGAAARCACKGDLVIILTYEQVAEDQLPSHMPKLVYVDEKNRITSVKQAIGAISF
- the panB gene encoding 3-methyl-2-oxobutanoate hydroxymethyltransferase — encoded protein: MRTTVQQVRDYKARGEKFAMLTAYDYSTAKIVDAAGIPIILVGDSLGTVVLGYESTIPVTMDDMIHHTKAVVRGSSKAMVVGDMPFMTYHITIEETLRNAARFIQEAGAQAVKLEGGITVADKVKKLVDCGMPVMGHIGLTPQSVNQLSGYKVQGRTPEAARRLLADARALEAAGAFAVVLETMPSELSAYITSRINIPTIGIGAGPGCDGQVQVISDLLGLFTDFVPKHAGRYARLAADIAEAVTTYASDVKSGVFPAAEQGFDMNEAVIEDLRREDEST
- the panC gene encoding pantoate--beta-alanine ligase, which encodes MKVLRSIGAIRDYRKQLAGSVGLVPTMGFLHEGHLSLVRRSKAECEHTVVSIFVNPTQFGPDEDFGAYPRDTDLDLKLLENSGADAVFLPGAGEMYPPGTDIFVVPGKIADRLEGSARPGHFRGVATVVLKLFNLIQPQRAYFGQKDAQQTAVIRKMVADLDVPVEIKVLPTVRESDGLAMSSRNTYLNPAERSAATVLYRSLKLAQELINGGEKDAEIVRQRMTELILAEPLARVDYVSVADARSLEELTFVTSPVLVSLAVRIGRTRLIDNVMLA